A single genomic interval of Helianthus annuus cultivar XRQ/B chromosome 13, HanXRQr2.0-SUNRISE, whole genome shotgun sequence harbors:
- the LOC110900148 gene encoding metalloendoproteinase 1, which yields MASKLSFPFSCIVFLFLFVLPVFSHFQYPHLQPNGLLDNSTDHSPFGFLKKMQGCHKGEKLKGIRDLKLYLSHFGYLNYESNPNVTNPKEDSFDEELEAAIKSYQVYHHLNATGTLDAPTVSTMVMPRCGFPDKQTHQHSDKTLHTVSHYQFPQGTPRWPEGKRHLTYAFGSGFPTRFIPPVARAFSKWATASQYFTFSQARTYQSADIKISFARGSHGDGSPFDGQGGVLAHAFYPTNGRFHYDADESWVIGAVPNAYDVETLALHEIGHLLGLDHSQFQSAIMWGTFIAGETKGLSSDDIQGIRALYGS from the coding sequence ATGGCATCTAAACTCTCTTTTCCATTTTCATGCATTGTTTTTCTATTTCTGTTTGTGCTACCTGTATTTTCTCATTTTCAATACCCTCATTTACAACCAAATGGTTTACTAGATAATAGCACTGACCATTCACCTTTCGGGTTTCTGAAAAAAATGCAAGGGTGTCATAAGGGTGAGAAACTAAAAGGCATCCGTGACCTCAAACTCTATCTTAGCCATTTTGGATACCTTAACTACGAAAGCAACCCTAACGTCACAAATCCTAAAGAAGACTCTTTTGACGAGGAGCTTGAGGCAGCAATCAAGTCGTACCAAGTCTATCACCATCTCAATGCCACTGGAACGCTTGATGCGCCAACAGTGTCCACGATGGTCATGCCTCGTTGTGGATTTCCTGATAAGCAAACTCATCAACATAGTGACAAAACTTTACATACCGTCTCTCATTATCAATTCCCTCAGGGCACACCAAGATGGCCCGAGGGAAAAAGGCATCTGACGTATGCTTTTGGATCAGGTTTCCCTACCCGATTCATACCTCCTGTTGCACGAGCTTTTAGCAAATGGGCTACTGCTTCTCAATATTTCACATTTTCACAAGCTAGAACTTATCAAAGCGCTGACATAAAGATTAGTTTTGCACGCGGATCCCATGGAGATGGATCCCCCTTTGACGGGCAGGGTGGAGTATTGGCCCATGCTTTTTACCCTACAAATGGAAGGTTCCACTATGATGCGGATGAAAGTTGGGTGATTGGAGCAGTCCCAAACGCTTATGATGTTGAGACTTTGGCTTTACATGAAATAGGACATCTGCTTGGACTTGATCATAGCCAATTTCAAAGTGCAATAATGTGGGGTACCTTTATTGCAGGAGAAACAAAAGGATTAAGTTCGGACGATATTCAAGGGATTAGGGCTCTATATGGAAGTTAG